In the genome of Candidatus Ancaeobacter aquaticus, the window TACATTATAGACAACAATAAAGGGCCGACAAGAGACGATAAACTATTTTTGAAGAACGCAAACAAGAAAAAAATAATAATTGTAATAAATAAAATTGACTTGAAAAGGCATAAAGACATAAAAAAGATTGTAAAAGAATATACCTGCATAGAAATTTCCGCAAAGAAACATATTGGAACAGAAAATGTAATTAATGAACTCGTTAGACGAGGAAAAAAACATATTCCACAGAAAAAGATAATAAAAAATACCTTTATAATAAATGAAAGACAATACGAAGCTCTTGTAAAAGCACAAACATCCTTACAAAACGCTCAAAAAGCGCTTACAAAAAAACTTTCATATGAGTTTATTGCCTTTGATATAAAAAATACCATGCAAGCACTGGGCGAAATAACTGGTGATGATATAACGGAAGAAACATTGCACGCTATTTTTTCTCGGTTTTGTATTGGAAAATAATTAAAACAGACTAGAGACATCAGACCAGAGACTACAGACTAAAGACGAAAACAAAAGACTAAAAACAAAAATAACATTCAAAACGAGAAAAGTGAAAATGGCGAAGCCATACGATGTAATTGTTGTTGGTGCTGGGCATGCGGGCTGTGAAGCGGCGCTTGTTGCAAGCAGAATGGGAAAAAAGACACTTCTTTTCACTATCAACCTCGATAATATTGCACAAATGTCATGTAATCCCGCTATTGGTGGGCTTGCAAAAAGCCATATTGTCAAAGAAATTGATGCCTTAGGCGGTGAAATGGCGAAAAATACCGATAAAGCGTGTATTCAGTTTCGCATGTTAAATAAAAGCAAGGGTCCAGCGGTTTGGGCTCCACGGGCACAAGCAGACAAGAAAATATATCAGTTTGAAATGAAAAAAGTTATTGAACAACAACCCGGGCTTGATCTTAAGCAGGATTTGGTTGAAGAGATTATTGTTAAAAAAGGTAAAATACAAGGAGTTATAACACAAACAGGTGTTACTTATAGGGCAAAGACAGTCATTCTCACTGCAGGCACATTTTTACAGGGACGTGTTCATATAGGGCTTAAATCATATTCTGCGGGACGTTCGGGAGAAATTGCCTCTATCAATCTATCAAAAAGCTTAGCAAAAGAAGGCTTTACTCTTGGAAGACTAAAAACGGGAACGCCTGCACGAATAAATAAAAACAGCATTAATTTTAAAAAGATGGATATGCAAAATGGCGAAAAACCAATACCTTTTTCATTTTTTTCTGATGGCATAAACTTACCGCAAGTCCCCTGTTATGTGACTTATACAACAAAACACACAAAAGACATTATTAAGAGGAATTTACGTCGATCCCCACTATATAGTGGTCTCATTGTTGGTGTAGGCCCAAGATATTGTCCTTCAATAGAAGATAAAATAGTTAGGTTTTCAGATAAAGACAAACATCAGATATTTCTTGAGCCTGAAGGCCTCAATACTGAAGAATATTATGTTAACGGTGCGTCAACAAGCTTGCCGGAAGATGTGCAGGAAAAAATAATTCACAGCATCATTGGCCTTGAAGACGCATATATCATGCGACCAGCATATGCAATAGAATATGATTTTATTAACCCCACACACCTCAAATCAACACTAGAAACAAAAATAGTCAAAAATCTTTTCTTTGCAGGGCAAATCAACGGGACAAGTGGATACGAAGAAGCTGCTGCACAAGGGTTTGTTGCTGGGGTTAACGCCGTCTTCTCTATCGATAAAAAGGATCCTTTCATCCTAGATCGTTCAGAAGCATATATCGGGGTGCTCGTAGATGATCTTGTAACAAAAGGTGTCACCGAGCCCTATCGTATGTTTACTTCCCGTGCAGAATATAGACTTCTCTTAAGGCAAGATAATGCAGACCTCAGATTGATGGACTATGGGGATAAGTTTGGCCTTATAGATAAAGATGCCTATAAACGGTTCTGCAAAAAACGTGATGCAATCACCCTAGTGATAAACGATAAAAAACCGCTTACACGAGAAATGATTCATGCTGTATGTGAGACGTTAAGAAAAGAGTCTAAATCT includes:
- the mnmG gene encoding tRNA uridine-5-carboxymethylaminomethyl(34) synthesis enzyme MnmG, with product MAKPYDVIVVGAGHAGCEAALVASRMGKKTLLFTINLDNIAQMSCNPAIGGLAKSHIVKEIDALGGEMAKNTDKACIQFRMLNKSKGPAVWAPRAQADKKIYQFEMKKVIEQQPGLDLKQDLVEEIIVKKGKIQGVITQTGVTYRAKTVILTAGTFLQGRVHIGLKSYSAGRSGEIASINLSKSLAKEGFTLGRLKTGTPARINKNSINFKKMDMQNGEKPIPFSFFSDGINLPQVPCYVTYTTKHTKDIIKRNLRRSPLYSGLIVGVGPRYCPSIEDKIVRFSDKDKHQIFLEPEGLNTEEYYVNGASTSLPEDVQEKIIHSIIGLEDAYIMRPAYAIEYDFINPTHLKSTLETKIVKNLFFAGQINGTSGYEEAAAQGFVAGVNAVFSIDKKDPFILDRSEAYIGVLVDDLVTKGVTEPYRMFTSRAEYRLLLRQDNADLRLMDYGDKFGLIDKDAYKRFCKKRDAITLVINDKKPLTREMIHAVCETLRKESKSKKNIIDSAFIAEVYEQAEIQKKYEGYIQKQEVQIQKFKRLENKQIPPDFKFSKIKGLKIESIEKLMAVHPTSIGQASRISGITPADISVLLVWLERCLRQP